In the genome of Pseudomonas sp. P5_109, one region contains:
- a CDS encoding HlyD family secretion protein, whose product MKNILSRLTTVAVVLLAVILGWFAWEHYTRAPWTRDARVRADVVTLSADVSGRIVSLSVQDNQHVDKGQALLQIDPARYTLAVEHAKRAVEVSKASLGQAQAAISASEALLKQRQSEEQRRRTLKDRSAISGEEWEKANTDVSVAQADLLRNQANLVLAQANVQLAIAALTQSELDLQRTHVVSPVTGFVTNLLTREGDYASAGGPLLALVDSDSFYVSGYFEETKLPRIEEGDRVKIELMSGETFGGKVQSIAFAIADRENLPGGRLLANINPSYTWIKLAQRVPVRIEIDADYAGKKNLRAGTTATVTVQENR is encoded by the coding sequence TTGAAGAACATCCTTTCCCGACTCACGACCGTCGCGGTGGTGCTGCTGGCCGTCATCCTGGGTTGGTTCGCCTGGGAGCACTACACCCGCGCCCCCTGGACCCGGGATGCCCGGGTGCGTGCCGATGTGGTGACCTTGTCCGCCGATGTTTCAGGGCGAATCGTCAGCCTGTCCGTGCAGGACAACCAACACGTGGACAAAGGCCAGGCGCTGCTGCAGATCGATCCGGCGCGTTACACCCTGGCGGTGGAGCATGCCAAGCGTGCCGTTGAAGTATCGAAAGCCTCGCTCGGACAAGCCCAGGCGGCCATTAGCGCCAGCGAAGCGTTGCTCAAGCAACGCCAGAGTGAGGAGCAACGGCGGCGCACGCTCAAGGATCGTTCGGCGATTTCCGGCGAAGAATGGGAGAAAGCCAACACCGATGTGTCGGTTGCCCAGGCTGACTTGCTGCGCAATCAGGCCAATCTGGTGTTGGCCCAGGCCAACGTGCAATTGGCCATCGCGGCCTTGACCCAGTCCGAGCTCGATTTGCAGCGTACCCATGTCGTCTCCCCGGTGACCGGCTTTGTCACCAATCTGCTGACCCGGGAGGGCGACTACGCTTCGGCCGGCGGCCCGTTGCTGGCGCTGGTTGACAGCGACTCGTTCTATGTCAGCGGTTACTTTGAAGAAACCAAGTTGCCGCGGATCGAGGAGGGTGACCGGGTCAAGATCGAGTTGATGAGTGGCGAGACGTTCGGCGGCAAAGTGCAGAGCATTGCCTTCGCCATTGCCGACCGGGAAAACCTGCCGGGCGGTCGCCTGCTGGCCAACATCAATCCCAGTTACACCTGGATCAAACTGGCGCAACGAGTGCCGGTGCGGATCGAGATCGATGCCGACTATGCCGGTAAGAAAAACCTCAGGGCGGGGACCACGGCCACTGTGACCGTCCAGGAAAACCGCTAA
- a CDS encoding IS110 family transposase, whose product MSACTTLAVDLAKQVFQVAGEDILGQVLYEQRIKSREAFYDFLRQLPPHVVVLMETGPGAQAWARQLQEQGNPVRILPAGLVATHRSGPKNDRNDALAILRANRDEKICAVPVKSVAALAMQALHRARQGYVRRRTALSNQMRGLLLEHGVALAQGDVAISQKIPRVLEDATQPVPGLLRELIDELLAEWRHLGERISVLTGRLEVAANADMTAKRLMTVRGIGPVTATALVAKETKPERFPNARKFAAYFGMVPDQHSSGETVRLGGMTKRGDAYLRSLMIQGAHAVLQQLRPDSQQPDDRRLLHWMSRLGRKEAAIRLANRNLRIVWVLLQNDQTYRRHAGDGQPATMGH is encoded by the coding sequence TTGTCGGCCTGCACAACCTTGGCGGTCGACTTGGCCAAACAGGTCTTTCAGGTCGCCGGTGAAGATATCCTCGGCCAGGTGCTCTACGAGCAGCGGATCAAGTCGCGCGAGGCGTTTTATGATTTTCTCCGACAGTTGCCGCCGCATGTCGTGGTTTTGATGGAGACCGGTCCGGGTGCCCAGGCCTGGGCCCGGCAGCTGCAAGAGCAAGGCAATCCGGTGCGGATTCTTCCAGCCGGTTTGGTGGCCACACATCGCAGCGGGCCTAAAAATGATCGCAACGATGCGCTGGCGATTCTGCGGGCCAATCGCGATGAAAAAATCTGCGCAGTACCGGTCAAAAGCGTTGCGGCGCTGGCAATGCAGGCGTTGCATCGCGCCCGCCAGGGCTATGTGCGTCGACGCACGGCCCTCAGTAATCAGATGCGCGGCCTGCTGCTTGAGCACGGCGTAGCCTTGGCACAGGGCGATGTTGCGATCAGCCAGAAAATCCCGCGGGTGCTGGAAGATGCCACCCAACCGGTGCCGGGCCTGCTGCGTGAACTGATCGACGAACTGTTGGCCGAGTGGCGCCATTTGGGCGAGCGCATCAGCGTACTGACGGGACGCCTGGAAGTGGCCGCCAACGCTGACATGACGGCGAAGCGGCTAATGACTGTACGCGGCATCGGCCCGGTCACTGCCACGGCACTGGTGGCCAAGGAAACCAAGCCTGAGCGCTTTCCCAATGCCCGCAAGTTTGCCGCGTACTTTGGCATGGTGCCTGACCAGCACAGCAGCGGGGAGACGGTCCGGTTGGGGGGCATGACCAAGCGAGGTGATGCTTATTTACGCAGCCTGATGATCCAGGGGGCCCATGCGGTGCTGCAACAACTACGACCTGATTCCCAGCAACCCGATGACCGCCGCTTGTTGCACTGGATGAGCCGGTTGGGCCGCAAGGAGGCTGCGATCAGGCTAGCCAACCGCAACCTGCGAATCGTCTGGGTGCTTCTACAGAATGACCAGACTTATCGTCGCCACGCGGGTGATGGCCAGCCAGCGACGATGGGCCACTGA
- a CDS encoding Ldh family oxidoreductase translates to MIRLTLIEARELAESILLHNGFNLAHAQAVAATVVVGERDGCASHGLYRILGCVNSLRAGKVSADAEPQVIDQAPSIVRVDAGGGFSQLAFQAGLPLLAHKARANGIAALAINRCVHFSALWVEIEQLTAAGLVALACNPSHAWVAPAGGRLPVFGTNPIAFGWPRAGQDPFVFDFATSAIARGEIELHRRAGKAIPEGWGVDAQGRPSTDANVVLDSGAMLTFGGHKGSALAAMVELIAGPLIGDLTSAESLAYDGGSKSSPYHGELIIALDPRRFLGDATEEHLARAEALFQGIEGQGARLPSQRRYAARVRSLVEGVQIPEALYNDLKALLA, encoded by the coding sequence ATGATCCGACTGACCCTGATCGAAGCCCGCGAGTTGGCCGAATCGATCCTGTTGCACAACGGTTTTAATCTGGCCCATGCACAAGCGGTGGCGGCGACGGTGGTTGTCGGCGAGCGTGATGGCTGTGCCTCCCACGGTTTGTACCGGATTCTGGGGTGTGTGAATTCCCTGCGGGCCGGCAAGGTGTCAGCCGATGCCGAGCCACAGGTGATCGACCAGGCGCCGTCGATTGTGCGGGTGGATGCTGGCGGTGGCTTTTCGCAGTTGGCGTTTCAGGCTGGATTGCCGTTGTTGGCGCACAAAGCCCGGGCCAACGGCATTGCGGCGTTGGCAATCAACCGCTGTGTCCATTTCTCGGCGCTGTGGGTGGAGATCGAGCAGTTGACGGCTGCCGGCCTGGTGGCACTGGCGTGTAATCCGAGCCACGCCTGGGTGGCGCCGGCGGGAGGACGACTGCCGGTGTTCGGTACCAATCCCATTGCCTTCGGTTGGCCGCGTGCGGGGCAGGATCCGTTTGTGTTCGACTTCGCCACCAGCGCGATTGCCCGTGGCGAGATCGAACTGCACCGGCGTGCTGGCAAGGCGATTCCCGAAGGTTGGGGCGTGGACGCCCAGGGCCGGCCGAGCACCGACGCCAACGTGGTGCTCGACAGCGGCGCGATGCTGACGTTCGGCGGGCACAAGGGTTCGGCGCTGGCCGCGATGGTGGAATTGATCGCCGGGCCGCTGATCGGTGACCTGACCAGTGCCGAGTCGTTGGCTTACGACGGGGGCAGCAAGTCGTCGCCGTACCATGGCGAGTTGATCATCGCCCTGGACCCTCGGCGCTTTCTCGGGGACGCCACAGAAGAACATCTGGCCCGGGCCGAAGCCTTGTTCCAGGGCATTGAGGGGCAGGGGGCGCGCTTGCCGTCGCAACGACGTTACGCGGCGCGGGTACGCAGCCTGGTGGAAGGCGTGCAAATTCCCGAGGCGCTGTACAACGACCTCAAGGCCTTGCTCGCCTGA
- a CDS encoding efflux RND transporter permease subunit → MNFSQFFISRPIFAAVLSLLILIAGAISLFQLPISEYPEVVPPTVVVRANFPGANPKVIGETVAAPLEQAITGVENMLYMSSQSTADGKITLTITFALGTDLDNAQVQVQNRVTRTEPKLPEEVTRIGITVDKASPDLTMVVHLTSPDKRYDMLYLSNYAILNIKDELARLGGVGDVQLFGMGDYSLRVWLDPNKTASRNLTATDVVTAIREQNRQVAAGALGAPPAPNAQSFQLSVNTQGRLVSEEEFENIIIRSGDNGEITRLKDIARVELGSSQYALRSLLNNQPAVAIPIFQRPGSNAIEISNEVRAKMAELKKSFPEGMDFSIVYDPTIFVRGSIEAVVHTLFEALILVVLVVILFLQTWRASIIPLVAVPVSLIGTFAVMHLFGFSLNALSLFGLVLAIGIVVDDAIVVVENVERNIELGLTPVEATKKAMGEVTGPIIATALVLCAVFVPAAFISGLTGQFYKQFALTIAISTVISAFNSLTLSPALAAVLLKGHDAPKDRFSRILDKMFGGWLFRPFNRFFEKASHGYVGTVARVIRSSGIALLLYAGLMVLTFFGFSSTPTGFVPGQDKQYLVAFAQLPDASSLDRTEDVIKRMSELALKQPGVESAVAFPGLSINGFTNSPNAGIVFVTLKPFDERKDPSMSAGAIAGALNGQYANIQEAYMAIFPPPPVQGLGTIGGFRLQIEDRGNLGYEELYKETMNIINKSHNVPELAGLFTSYTVNVPQVDAAIDREKAKTHGVAVSDIFDTLQIYLGSLYANDFNRFGRTYQVNVQAEQQFRLESDQIGQLKVRNNKGEMIPLATFIKVSDTSGPDRVMHYNGFITAEINGAAAPGYSSGQAEKAIEKLLKEELPNGMTYEWTDLTYQQILSGNTALFVFPLCVLLAFLVLAAQYESWSLPLAVILIVPMTLLSAITGVIASGGDNNIFTQIGLIVLVGLACKNAILIVEFAKDKQLEGMNPLAAVLEACRLRLRPILMTSFAFIMGVVPLVFSSGAGAEMRHAMGVAVFSGMLGVTFFGLLLTPVFYVLIRNFVERGEKRKAAKATLKLESH, encoded by the coding sequence ATGAATTTTTCCCAATTCTTCATTTCGCGGCCGATCTTCGCAGCGGTTCTCTCGCTGTTGATCCTGATCGCCGGTGCGATCTCGCTGTTCCAGCTGCCGATCAGCGAGTACCCGGAAGTGGTGCCGCCGACCGTAGTGGTCCGCGCCAACTTCCCGGGTGCCAACCCGAAAGTCATCGGTGAAACCGTGGCCGCTCCACTGGAGCAAGCCATTACCGGTGTCGAGAACATGCTGTACATGTCCTCGCAGTCGACCGCCGACGGCAAGATCACCCTGACCATCACCTTCGCCCTGGGTACCGACCTGGACAACGCACAGGTGCAGGTGCAGAACCGCGTGACCCGCACCGAGCCGAAACTTCCCGAGGAAGTGACGCGCATCGGTATCACCGTGGACAAGGCGTCGCCCGACCTGACCATGGTTGTGCACTTGACCTCGCCGGACAAACGCTACGACATGCTCTACCTGTCCAACTACGCGATCCTCAACATCAAGGATGAGCTGGCGCGGCTGGGCGGTGTGGGTGACGTGCAACTGTTCGGCATGGGCGACTACTCGCTGCGTGTCTGGCTCGATCCGAACAAGACCGCTTCGCGCAACCTGACCGCAACTGACGTTGTCACCGCCATTCGTGAACAGAACCGTCAGGTGGCCGCCGGTGCACTGGGCGCGCCCCCTGCCCCGAATGCCCAGAGTTTCCAGTTGTCGGTCAACACCCAGGGCCGTCTGGTATCTGAGGAAGAGTTCGAGAACATCATCATTCGCTCTGGCGACAACGGTGAAATCACTCGCCTCAAGGACATCGCCCGGGTTGAACTCGGCTCCAGCCAGTACGCCCTGCGTTCGCTGCTGAACAACCAGCCGGCGGTGGCGATCCCGATCTTCCAGCGCCCCGGCTCCAACGCCATCGAGATCTCCAACGAAGTGCGGGCCAAAATGGCCGAACTGAAGAAGAGCTTCCCTGAAGGCATGGACTTCAGCATCGTCTATGACCCGACGATCTTCGTGCGCGGCTCCATCGAGGCGGTGGTTCACACCCTCTTCGAAGCGCTGATCCTCGTGGTGCTGGTGGTGATCCTGTTCCTGCAAACCTGGCGCGCCTCGATCATTCCGCTGGTCGCTGTGCCGGTCTCGCTGATCGGTACCTTTGCCGTGATGCACCTGTTCGGCTTCTCGCTCAACGCCCTGTCGCTGTTCGGCCTGGTATTGGCGATCGGTATCGTGGTGGACGACGCGATCGTGGTGGTGGAGAACGTCGAACGGAACATTGAACTCGGACTGACGCCGGTCGAAGCGACCAAAAAAGCCATGGGTGAGGTCACCGGCCCGATCATTGCCACGGCGCTGGTGCTGTGTGCGGTGTTTGTGCCGGCTGCGTTCATCTCCGGCCTGACGGGGCAGTTCTACAAGCAGTTCGCCCTGACCATTGCGATTTCGACGGTGATCTCGGCCTTCAACTCGCTGACCCTGTCGCCGGCACTGGCTGCGGTGTTGCTCAAAGGCCACGACGCACCGAAGGACCGTTTCTCGAGGATTCTGGACAAGATGTTTGGCGGCTGGTTGTTCCGTCCGTTCAACCGCTTCTTTGAAAAGGCCAGCCATGGTTATGTCGGCACCGTTGCCCGTGTAATCCGCTCCAGCGGTATCGCCCTGCTGCTGTACGCCGGCCTGATGGTCCTGACCTTCTTCGGTTTCTCCAGCACCCCGACCGGTTTCGTACCCGGCCAGGACAAGCAATACCTGGTGGCCTTCGCGCAACTGCCGGACGCCTCCAGCCTTGACCGTACCGAAGACGTGATCAAGCGCATGTCCGAGCTGGCGCTGAAACAGCCTGGCGTGGAAAGCGCAGTGGCCTTTCCTGGCCTGTCGATCAATGGTTTCACCAATAGCCCGAACGCCGGCATTGTGTTCGTGACCCTGAAGCCGTTCGACGAACGTAAAGACCCGAGCATGTCCGCAGGGGCCATTGCCGGGGCCTTGAACGGCCAGTACGCGAACATCCAGGAAGCCTACATGGCGATCTTCCCGCCGCCGCCGGTACAAGGCCTGGGCACCATCGGTGGTTTCCGCCTGCAGATCGAGGACCGGGGCAACCTGGGCTACGAAGAGCTGTACAAGGAAACCATGAACATCATCAACAAGAGCCACAACGTGCCGGAACTGGCCGGCCTGTTCACCAGCTACACAGTGAACGTGCCCCAGGTCGATGCCGCCATCGACCGCGAGAAAGCCAAGACCCACGGCGTGGCCGTCAGCGACATCTTCGACACCCTGCAGATCTACCTGGGTTCGCTGTATGCCAACGACTTCAACCGTTTCGGTCGCACCTATCAGGTCAACGTTCAGGCCGAGCAGCAGTTCCGCCTCGAATCCGACCAGATCGGCCAGTTGAAAGTGCGCAACAACAAAGGCGAGATGATCCCGCTGGCGACCTTCATCAAGGTCAGCGATACCTCGGGGCCGGACCGCGTGATGCACTACAACGGCTTCATCACCGCTGAAATCAACGGTGCGGCAGCCCCCGGCTACAGCTCCGGCCAGGCCGAAAAAGCCATCGAGAAACTGCTCAAGGAAGAACTGCCCAACGGCATGACCTACGAATGGACCGACCTGACCTACCAGCAGATTCTGTCCGGCAACACCGCGCTGTTCGTGTTCCCGCTCTGTGTGCTGCTGGCGTTCCTGGTACTGGCGGCTCAATACGAAAGCTGGAGCCTGCCACTGGCGGTGATCCTGATCGTACCGATGACCCTGCTGTCGGCCATTACCGGCGTGATTGCCTCCGGTGGCGACAACAACATCTTTACCCAGATCGGTTTGATCGTGTTGGTGGGGCTTGCCTGTAAGAACGCGATTCTGATCGTCGAGTTTGCCAAGGATAAACAGCTTGAAGGCATGAACCCGCTGGCAGCGGTCCTGGAAGCTTGCCGCCTGCGTCTGCGGCCGATCCTGATGACTTCCTTCGCGTTCATCATGGGTGTAGTGCCACTGGTGTTCTCCAGCGGTGCCGGCGCCGAAATGCGCCACGCCATGGGTGTAGCGGTGTTCTCCGGGATGCTCGGGGTGACCTTCTTCGGTCTATTGCTGACGCCGGTGTTCTACGTCCTGATTCGTAACTTTGTCGAGCGCGGCGAGAAGCGCAAAGCTGCCAAGGCCACCCTGAAGCTGGAGTCGCATTGA
- a CDS encoding DUF1656 domain-containing protein: MPIDLEVGGAYLPPIAQALLLGLPIFLLLDWTLRRLGVLQFVWHEALFEGALYVCVCATLILVMGA; encoded by the coding sequence TTGCCCATTGATCTGGAAGTAGGGGGGGCCTATCTGCCCCCGATTGCCCAGGCGCTGCTGCTGGGTTTGCCGATTTTCCTGTTGCTGGACTGGACGTTGCGGCGCCTTGGCGTGCTGCAGTTCGTCTGGCATGAAGCGTTGTTCGAAGGCGCGCTGTATGTCTGTGTCTGCGCCACGTTGATCCTGGTGATGGGAGCCTGA
- a CDS encoding TolC family protein, whose product MSLKAFLPSLLVLALSACAVGPDYKTEALEPANITTATDGAAGQKNFDRSRFEGIWWQQFEDPTLNQLVTQSLQGNRDLRVAFARWKAARAIRDDVSNDAMPTITSRVSSDLGKGQIPGQTTDRVNSERYDLGLDMAWEIDLFGRIQRNLESANAEQQAFEADLYQLQVSMIAELVDSYGQLRGAQLREKIALANLQNQQESRKITISLRDAGVGDQLDVERADARLASVEASVPQLQAEQVRQKNRIATLLGERPDKLTVDLSPKDLPAIAKALPIGDPGELLQRRPDIRSAERKLASATARIGVAKADLFPRVSLSGFLGFTAGRGSQIGSSAANAWALGPSITWAAFDLGSVKARLRGADADAEGALATYEQQVLLALEESENAFSDYGKRQQRLISLIRQSESSRSAADLAEIRYREGNTDFLVLLDAQRERLAAEDTQAQAEVDLYRGIVAIYKALGGGWQPETVASN is encoded by the coding sequence ATGAGTTTGAAAGCCTTCCTGCCGAGCCTGCTGGTACTGGCCCTGAGCGCCTGTGCCGTGGGTCCGGACTACAAGACCGAAGCCCTTGAACCGGCCAACATCACCACCGCCACCGATGGTGCGGCCGGCCAGAAGAACTTTGACCGTTCACGTTTCGAAGGCATCTGGTGGCAGCAGTTCGAAGACCCGACCCTCAACCAGTTGGTGACGCAATCACTGCAAGGCAACCGCGATCTGCGCGTCGCCTTCGCCCGCTGGAAAGCGGCGCGGGCGATCCGCGATGACGTCAGCAACGACGCCATGCCGACCATCACCAGCCGCGTCAGCAGTGACCTGGGCAAAGGCCAGATTCCGGGCCAGACCACCGACCGGGTCAACAGCGAACGCTACGACCTGGGCCTGGACATGGCTTGGGAGATCGACCTGTTCGGCCGTATCCAGCGCAACCTGGAGTCGGCCAACGCCGAGCAACAGGCGTTTGAAGCCGATCTGTACCAACTGCAAGTCAGCATGATTGCCGAACTGGTGGACTCCTACGGTCAACTGCGCGGTGCGCAGTTGCGGGAGAAGATCGCCCTGGCCAACCTGCAGAACCAGCAGGAGTCGCGCAAGATCACCATCAGCCTGCGAGATGCCGGCGTTGGCGATCAGCTCGATGTCGAGCGTGCCGATGCCCGTTTGGCCTCGGTCGAAGCCAGCGTGCCGCAGCTGCAGGCTGAACAGGTTCGGCAGAAAAACCGCATCGCCACCCTGCTGGGTGAACGTCCGGACAAGCTGACCGTTGACTTGAGCCCGAAAGACCTGCCGGCGATCGCCAAGGCCCTGCCGATCGGTGATCCGGGTGAACTGCTGCAGCGCCGTCCGGACATTCGCAGTGCCGAACGCAAGCTGGCCTCGGCCACCGCGCGTATCGGCGTGGCCAAGGCGGATTTGTTCCCGCGTGTCAGCCTCAGCGGCTTCCTTGGCTTTACGGCCGGGCGCGGCTCGCAGATCGGCTCCTCGGCGGCCAACGCCTGGGCACTCGGCCCGAGCATCACCTGGGCGGCGTTTGACCTGGGTAGTGTGAAGGCCCGTTTGCGCGGCGCCGACGCCGATGCCGAAGGCGCCCTGGCGACCTATGAGCAGCAAGTATTGCTGGCTTTGGAAGAGTCGGAAAACGCTTTCAGCGACTACGGCAAACGCCAGCAGCGCCTGATCTCGTTGATTCGCCAGAGCGAGTCCAGCCGCTCGGCCGCCGACCTCGCAGAGATCCGCTACCGCGAAGGCAACACCGATTTCCTCGTGCTGCTCGACGCCCAGCGTGAACGCCTGGCCGCCGAAGACACCCAGGCCCAGGCCGAGGTCGACCTGTATCGCGGCATCGTCGCGATCTACAAGGCCCTCGGTGGCGGCTGGCAGCCGGAGACGGTTGCGAGCAACTGA
- the mexE gene encoding multidrug efflux RND transporter periplasmic adaptor subunit MexE, which yields MEQSLKHLRFPLALLAVVVLSACGKVPETAATMPAAKVSVAKVLEQPVNEWDEFTGRLEAPETVEIRPRVSGQIDEVAFTEGALVKKGDLLFQIDPRPFQAEVRRLEALVAQSRANATRSENEAQRGERLRTSNAISAELADSRTSAAQEARAAVGALQAQLDLAKLNLSFTRVTAPISGRVSRAEITAGNLVTADTTPLTSVVSTDKVYAYFDADERVFLKYTELARQGKRGAATPVYMGLSNEDGNPHQGVMNFVDNQVNPKTGTIRGRAVFDNSDGSYTPGLYARLKLVGSGTYSAMLINDEAVGTDLGKKFVLVMDADNKTAYRAVELGPKIEGLRIVRSGLNKDDTIIVKGLQRVRPGSPVTPEVIPMASEQTLAALAQQRQALEASNLPQVAPARVAPGTAVKLAATTPRG from the coding sequence ATGGAACAGTCACTCAAACATTTGCGCTTCCCGTTGGCTCTGTTGGCCGTAGTGGTGCTCAGCGCTTGCGGCAAGGTCCCGGAAACCGCCGCCACGATGCCAGCAGCCAAGGTCAGCGTGGCCAAGGTGCTGGAACAACCGGTCAACGAGTGGGACGAATTCACCGGGCGCCTCGAAGCCCCGGAAACTGTCGAGATTCGTCCACGGGTCTCCGGCCAGATCGATGAGGTGGCGTTCACTGAAGGTGCACTGGTCAAGAAAGGCGACCTGCTGTTCCAGATCGACCCGCGTCCGTTCCAGGCTGAGGTCCGCCGCCTCGAAGCACTGGTCGCCCAATCGCGCGCCAATGCCACCCGCAGCGAAAACGAAGCCCAGCGCGGTGAACGCCTGCGTACCAGCAACGCCATTTCCGCCGAGCTGGCCGATTCGCGTACCAGCGCCGCCCAGGAAGCCCGCGCCGCTGTTGGTGCCCTGCAAGCACAGCTTGATCTGGCCAAGCTGAACCTGAGTTTCACCCGCGTCACTGCACCGATCAGCGGCCGCGTCAGCCGTGCGGAAATCACCGCCGGCAACCTGGTGACCGCGGACACTACCCCGCTGACCAGCGTGGTCTCCACCGACAAGGTGTACGCCTACTTCGACGCGGACGAACGTGTGTTCCTCAAGTACACCGAGCTCGCTCGCCAGGGCAAACGCGGCGCCGCCACCCCGGTCTACATGGGCCTGTCCAACGAGGACGGCAACCCGCACCAGGGCGTGATGAACTTCGTCGACAACCAGGTCAACCCGAAGACCGGCACCATCCGTGGTCGCGCCGTGTTCGACAACAGCGATGGCAGCTACACCCCGGGCCTCTATGCACGCCTGAAACTGGTGGGCAGCGGCACCTACAGCGCCATGCTGATCAACGACGAAGCCGTCGGCACCGACCTGGGCAAGAAGTTCGTGCTGGTGATGGATGCCGACAACAAGACTGCCTACCGCGCAGTGGAACTGGGTCCGAAGATCGAAGGCTTGCGCATCGTGCGCAGCGGCCTGAACAAGGACGACACGATCATCGTCAAGGGTCTGCAACGGGTACGCCCGGGTTCACCGGTCACCCCTGAAGTGATTCCGATGGCCAGTGAACAGACCCTCGCGGCACTCGCACAACAACGCCAAGCGCTGGAAGCCAGCAACCTGCCCCAAGTCGCGCCTGCCAGGGTTGCACCGGGCACGGCTGTGAAACTGGCTGCCACGACCCCACGCGGTTAA